The Pyrus communis chromosome 8, drPyrComm1.1, whole genome shotgun sequence region TGCTTCACTTAACTGTGGATGTTCAGCACAAGGTCACGAACAACAGTCACTGCACCTAGGAAAATTGCAAAGGGCAGGGCACTTTTTTGTGAGTTGTGACTTCAGATATTGAAATCATGTTTGAAAATAATTGATATATGGAGAGGAATTGTGTTTAACGGACTGTTGGGTCTAAAGTTTAATGGACTGAGTTCCTACCCCCACAGACGGAGAGTTAGACTCTATGTATTGCTGGACTTAAATGTAAATTCGAAATGTTTAGCATGCTTATCCCTCATTCGTGCTTGTCTGTTAGATATAATCCTTCCAAGTTGCAAGTGGTCCAAATCCTTCTGCAAGCAATATTTGTCTTGTTATGCTTTTCACTTATCATTGCTTATTAAAAAAACAGGTTCTTTCGTTCAGAATCTTAAATTTCTGATTGCAGTGGTATTTCAACTTATCAAGTTGCAGGTGCATAAACGTTTGTTATGGACACATCATCCATCCAGGTTAATACCTTCTGTGTACAAGAGGCCGTACATGAGGCCCTGAAATGGATATGTTGGTGGCATACGGGCAAGGTTGAATCCCTTTTAGAAGAagatttagaaaaaaattgagacGGAGCTATCAAAGCAGGAGATGATCAAAGAGTAATGTTACCTTCGTTGTCCTAGATTGCCATTTATCACCCAGACGCTATATGATGTGATTGCAACTGATTATGacaatttttcctttttcagaAGCAAAAGATAGAAGTTCCGCACAGGTACTTATGGAAATGGCTTTTAGTTTATATGCAAAACTATGTAAAGTATTCATGTTTATTTGTGAGAAGAAGAATATGCTAGTCACTTCTATTTGGACCCATGCTTTCAATTACAAAGACTGGTCTCGCCCGATGTTTTACGTGGGACTTTTGGGTGAAGATTTTGATTGATGATGAGCCAACTACTTCAaccaattccacatgcataagtgaaGTCTATTTACGTATCTCAGGAGTAAGTGTTTTGAGGATTGCCAGATGTAGGTTGAGTTAGATTATGGTGCGTCTTTAACTACGACATTGATAGGCTTTCTAGACCTTTACACTCAGTTTCCATAAACATGCTCACATTAACACACACAGCTGGATTTCTTTTGGTGTACATACTGTGTTGTTTTACTACTTCAACGTTGTCACAATATAGACTTGTTTATGCTCTGATTCTCTAAATGCTACGAGATGCTTTGACGGTTGACAATTACTTGTCTCTCCAGTTTGGGTATAACTGCAATTACTAAATCGTTTCTTTGCTATTAATCTGTCAGATTTACTCGAGAACGCGCAGTCGTGGTAATGAATTCATAGGGAAGTTGTAGATCGGAATGCAACAGGCTTTATACAAATGATTTTCTTGATCTGGAATTGAAAGCTTGGTGGTTTATTTGACACGGTTTAGGGGATAGTTCAGAAAGAAGTTAGTTTGTGTGGTTAACCCCACCTTCTGTTCATTGTTGGAGCATCGCACACACGACCACGATGCCGCCGATGCAGGCTTAGTGTGGTAAACCCCTTCCCTTCCTCTTATAACTTGTTCGGGGCTGCTTCTAATTTCACACCAAGTAAGCCTAAAAAGAAGCGTAAAACTTGTTGCAAGATGTCATTTTCCCCAGTAACTTTACGTTGTAAGGCTTGAGCTTGCTTTCTTTTAATTTAGAGGAATGGTAAGCGGttctctcaaaagtgagactctctGTGAGGTTGCCAGTAAAATGCCTATAATAGCCTATCAGATCAGGCTCTGTAATAATATCGTTGTTGAGCTCctttgagtatttttttttttttttgttttttattttaacgaaCGATAATATATACATCAAGAGGAAGGGGGTGTGCTTAGCCTTACAAttgattagcaataatgtggttcaaatttgccttttgcgagaatcgaacctaagacctcatacttataagtgaagaggaataccattataccatagtactaagtggttcATTTGAGTTAATAACTCCATCCGTGTCATCTGATTATCCTCCTCATGTCAAAATTACTGAATCCATAGTCCCAAAGCCTCTTTTTTATTACATCGATataatttacactaaggggtggATGATAAACTGGTTGTAACTCATCATTCTCTAGATTTGAATATAAAACCTCATTTTCAAGTGAAGTTGAATGGTATTAGACCGTAGTAGGAAGTCAAAAGTCCGATTTTACGAGTATGctaatattttagtttaattaataatccCGTATAAAAAAATCCCTTGGTTGTTCAAAGTAGATAGATACCTTGGAGCCTCAAGATCCGCAatgaccaaaaacaaataaatcaaaGCAAGGGATAAATTGACAAAGCCTCTAGCCATTGATGCAGTAAATCACCAACTGAAAATATTACACATTGTGAAACTCAAACCAAAGAAGGAAAAAGGAGCTACTGATATTATCCAAATCATGCTTTTTGAACCGAAAAACCAAGAATAAGGTCTTTGATTTCGTCACTCGCAGCCCTGTCAAGGGCTGTTCGCGCATCCGCGTCTTTGACAGAGTAACTCGCCCCGGCTCTCAAAAGTTCTTCGATTTTCGGTTGGTCACCTTCGGAGGCAGCCATCAACAACAAAACGTCTACTGGGTGGATGTTTTGGCTTAAAAGAGCGTTCATCTTATCATATGTACCTTCCACAGCAAGCATGCCCATGTAGTTGAAATACTGTCATCAAAAGGCATAACCATGAGTTCTCCATCGCGGTCGTATTTGAAAAGTTTCGCTGTATGCAACAAAACTCATGTTTCAGTTGCACAAGTAATGTATAAACAATAAAACGGACCCTCTCTAACCAAAATGCTATTGAATTCATAAGATCAACTCAAAGTTTTAAGAGGCCCGAGCAAGTTTTTGTTTCCGGTATATGCCGGCAAAAGAGCGTTGCTGCCCTGAGAATTGCTTGCGCTTATTCAATTTCTCATTGGGTGGACAACCAGAATTCAAAACTCAGCAAGAAATATAATTTGATCAGCATTTGCCAATGAGCACAAATATTAGTCTAACATTCATCCTTCCCTCTTGAATATTGGAACTAACGCGGACCGATAAATTCAATGCTTTGCCTAAAATTCACTCAACAAAACCGTTCTTACTTACTAAGACGTGCATATGGTCCAATATCCTAGTGGACATAGTATTGGATATCTATCTATGCATTCCGGTTCAAAACTCCCCTCTCCTAAATTAATGTAACTTTTCGAATCCTCCACCCTCCCGTTAATAATagtaaaatgtaaaaaaaaaccaaaaaaacaaacttACTAAGATATGTGCTTTTGATGAATAAATTTCTCAATTTCATTTCTTCCTTTAACCCTCATTGCTCTAGCTCTCTCCTCTATACTCTTTACACCATAAGATAATGTATCCAagaatattataaataaaaccTTGTTTCAATCTTAATTTAGGCTTGCAAGTCGTTGATTGTCCCGGTAGATAGAATCTCTTAAACATACTGCGTCTTGGGTTCAAACCCTGCCCTTCTACTCTTAGCCTAGTTTAGAGTACTACTACTGATATAAAAGCTTTCCACCtcatatattaaatattcaAACTAAGTTTATATGATTAATTAACTAGTCATGAAACATCATCATATCTGTTCAAcagaaaatttagatttttctagagagagagagagaataaaagAACCTGTTCAACGTCATCTTTGTCATAATCGTCACGGGATTGGCTTCCATAAATGCCAGCATCTTCAGC contains the following coding sequences:
- the LOC137743272 gene encoding protein LHCP TRANSLOCATION DEFECT, which gives rise to MASIPFTSAATHLCFADKSFNPPIEFSTRFLGTRNRLGWVRPVGIGASNGSRAKCWFKFGKNGVGAEDAGIYGSQSRDDYDKDDVEQYFNYMGMLAVEGTYDKMNALLSQNIHPVDVLLLMAASEGDQPKIEELLRAGASYSVKDADARTALDRAASDEIKDLILGFSVQKA